A portion of the Mytilus galloprovincialis chromosome 12, xbMytGall1.hap1.1, whole genome shotgun sequence genome contains these proteins:
- the LOC143054110 gene encoding uncharacterized protein LOC143054110, with the protein MATSKPTSTTDYVCEIDKGVHSMNSLLGHCIVDLRDLLKKKNSTEETQAVLQLDEKFCGEKDHLKNQLDEFYNLYEQLRPATLLRDKKGRHGEEQEDSGYMGSQDSNLFEGDDLPPKRGIQDATPHDSSQVRRARMLTESFIEHLELPFNKDS; encoded by the exons ATGGCAACATCGAAGCCAACTTCTACGACGGATTACGTTTGTGAGATTGACAAGGGGGTACACAGTATGAACAGTCTTCTTGGACATTGTATAGTCGATCTTCGTGAtcttttaaagaagaaaaattcTACAGAAGAAACCCAGGCAGTTTTACAACTAGACGAAAAATTCTGTGGTGAAAAAGACCATCTAAAAAATCAATTGGACGAATTTTACAATCTCTATGAACAATTAAGACCAGCCACTCTATTGAGGGATAAGAAAGGGC GCCATGGGGAAGAACAAGAGGACAGTGGATACATGGGTAGTCAAGACTCAAATCTTTTTGAAGGCG ATGACCTACCTCCAAAGCGTGGAATACAGGATGCTACACCACATGATTCTTCACAG GTCAGAAGAGCAAGAATGTTGACCGAATCTTTCATTGAACATCTAGAACTACCCTTCAACAAAGATTCCTGA